In Chitinophagaceae bacterium, the genomic window GCTTAGCCAGTTGCAATGCGGCAGTAACGCCACCCGGGCCGGCGCCAATAATGCATATTTTTGTTTGATAAACCAAGTATAAAGGAGCAGGGTTTTAAATATCTTTTAATGCTGAAATGGTAGCAACAGGGTCTGCAGATTTAAAAACGGTATTGCCTGCAACCAACACATCGGCACCTGCATCAATAATAGCCCTTGCATTTTGTAAGGTTACGCCACCGTCAATTTCAATTTTTACTTTTAAACCCTTTTCGGTTATCATGGCTTTTAATTCCCTGGTTTTTTGCAAGGTATGTTCTATAAACGACTGTCCTCCAAAACCAGGGTTTACACTCATCATGCAAACCAAATCTATATCGGCCAATATATCTTTTAAAGCTTCAACAGGTGTATGTGGGTTAATGGCAACACCACAGTGCATTCCCAATGATTTTATTTGCTGTATATTTCTGTGCAGGTGCCTGCATGCTTCAATATGCACCGTTAAATTATCTGCACCGGCTTTTTTAAAAGCTTCTGCAAATTTTTCCGGCTCTTCAATCATTAAATGTACATCACAATATTTAGTGGTGGCTTTTCTAAAAAACTCCACC contains:
- a CDS encoding ribulose-phosphate 3-epimerase, whose translation is MAIIAPSLLSANFLNLQQDCNMLNNSRADWYHLDVMDGRFVPNISFGPMLVEFFRKATTKYCDVHLMIEEPEKFAEAFKKAGADNLTVHIEACRHLHRNIQQIKSLGMHCGVAINPHTPVEALKDILADIDLVCMMSVNPGFGGQSFIEHTLQKTRELKAMITEKGLKVKIEIDGGVTLQNARAIIDAGADVLVAGNTVFKSADPVATISALKDI